TTGCAAAGGGGCACAATTAACCAGAACTGACTGCCCAATCTGGATTCTAAATTGTTTAAGGACTGAAGAGATGTTTACCCATATTAGTTTTCCCAAGCAAGCAGATACCCAAACTAGAGGCCCGGAGACAAGGGGCAAGGCCTACAGGAGGAGCTCACTCCCGTCACTTTGGGGAAGAACTTTTGGGGAAGAGGTACCATCATTTCCCACTGTCTAAGCCCAACCTCTAGCATCCAACCAATGTTATAGAAAGCAGGCTGTATGCCCTACAGGAAGTTAGCCAGAGCACGCCCAGCCTCACGCCCATACTTTTTAATGATGAACTTGATCTTGGCTTTATTTCTGAGAATCTTCTCCAGTCTTGGAATGCCAAAAGTGGATGGTCGTCGAAACGGCACGCCCTCCGGTAGGCCTTCGACATAAAAGTCTTCGGGGAAAGATTCAAACAGCGCAAACGGCACCTTCACAGGGTGCTTCAGGCCAAGAGCTTCCCCTGAAAGACAACAGGAATCTGAGCCACGTTTCACCACACAGACCCAGGACACTGGGTCACAGTTGcagaaatgggggggggagggtccTCTAGATGTTCTGGGATTACCGAGTGAAGGGCTTCTGTGGGTGGCTACTTTCCTGAGGTAGTAACATCTTAGGACATTCTAGGACACCCTACTAAGGACTGAGCTGCTTTTCTGAAATTCTCAAAAGCCAGGAAAAGCTTACTTAGCTTGAAAACATACTTACCACATTTTTCATTAAAGAGATTTTCAACCTTCTGTTTGAGGTCTGTAATTTTAGCATTCCAGGCCTCTGCGAGAAGTAAAGAGAACAACAGCATCGTTAACATGGCAGCTTCACCGACCACGGGCAAAGGAGTCAAAAGCATCCAAGAGTATAACAATGTCTTCCAAGGTCATTTAGCGTTTCTAAAAAATCTGTGTGACAGACGCTGGAGATTTTTCTGCTTTCGAGGGCAATAGCAACAAAAGCAGAGACAGTCTTCACCAAGTCATCTCAAACCTCTCAAGGAAAAGGCTATCATGGTatctttattttgtgtgtgtaaaacaaaaacaaaatcaaatactAACAACCTTAGTTTGAACAAATAGAAGACTATCTAGTCCAAGAAGCATGTGGTGTGAACTTAGGTCAAATAGAATTTTTCTAAAGACACAAGCCCAATTAAGTGATGCAAACCATTCttattcaaatttcctttcacttcagaattaaaaattatgaactccacagaaataacagaaaaaaaactcACCAAATGAAAATTCTCTCCCTCGAGGCTTGAAGGGAGTATTGGAACCATTGGTCTGAGTCGGAGTTCGAACACCTGTAGTTTGTGGTTTATTATTAGGACCTAAAGATGCATAAAGATCATTCACCAAAGGAATATGATACTAAGGAATAACTGTGAGAGAATGAGGACTAACATTATCACGAACCTTAATAGCACagtaataatacattttaatattgCATTTCTTTCACTGGGGCTTTTACTATCACAGGCTGTCCTCCAGTGTCCCACAGCCCCCTTGAAGAGAAGGACCTTGCCTTGTCCTTCATCAaagacactccctagctgtgtggccctggataaATCTTGtcccctgcctgcctcagttttctcatctgtaaaatgggggtaccAGAGGCCCCTCCTGCCAGCAAACACTCCCAAACATGGGCTCGTGGCCCTCCTCCCCCTGGCTCACACCACTTTCTTGTTTTTGCCTAAGCTAAGTAACCAATGACACCAAATTTGTCCAACTActtccaagttcttttttctaAGCCTTTATCTGTTCCTCTTTCCCAATTctcactagaaaaaaaatcattgaatcaAAACGGGTAGAATTCTCTGAAAATAGCCCTGTACACACTGACCCACCTCGGCCCAAAACCCAggtctccccctttctctccccagcTCCTTGCATTTCTAACTGAACTCGGGAGACCTGGGTGCAATTCACCGACATACTGGGGCCGTGTCTCCAGCCCAGGGCTCTAGCAGGGCTTCCTTTCAGCCTAGACTGGCACAGTCCAGTCACTCTTGGAATGGCTTTCTCTGAGAGCTCCTGAAAGCCCTGTCTTGCTAGGTATACAATTTAGGGCAAGATCATCGCCCTCAGAGAGACTGCACTATCCCCATGGTGGTCAGCAGGCCTTGCCCCCAGAGGAGGGGAGCTCAgccctggggggggaggggggggagaaacaGCCACTCTGCCTCTGCCCTCACTCCCAACATTGCCCTGAGCCCTCTAGGCTGGGTGAGTGGGGCTCAGCCATTCTTCCCGCCTTGCAGGAGACATGAGCTCAAGCCCCTGCCCCATCCCCTATCTCTAGGAAGCCCCCAGGGCTCTTGCTAATCAGACACTGCTGGGGGAAAGGCTGACCAGCAGCACACTCTCACCTTCCACGGTCACCTCGATCTCCGGCACCTTGGAGTTGCTGCCAGGGCTCCTTGCTCTCTTGGAGCTCTGCAAGGCTGTAAAGTGGAGGAAGCAGACACTGAGCAGGATgtgaccccctcccccccagggaTGTGCAGAGGGCAGCTCGTGACCCCAGGGACGCGGAAGGGGAGGGCTGCTCCAAGTAAGGCTTCAGCCAAAGGCTGTGAGAGAAAAGCACTTGGTGCAGTCACTGGTCGGGGCCCCAATCCCTAAGAAGGCCTCGGGACTGAGGAGGCCGCTCCCTTACCTTTAGTGTTGACTTTACTGGCCATTCCAGGAGGTAAATAGGAAAGAACCAGCTCTGGCCTACAAATGACAACAAGACAAGGTCACCTCCACCATCCCAACGCCACATCACCAGGGCCCGTGTCACGAGGCCCCAAGCTGGAGCACATGATGATGTTAAGGACTTGCCTCCATTCACATACAGCCAACTGGTAGCCAAGAAGGGGGACCCCCCACCCGCACTCCCACCGTTCAATGCTGATCGCCGCTGAAGGTGAAGGAAGGCTACAACTTCCCTAGAATTCACCAAACAGCTTTTTCTCACCCTTGAAATTGAGACCCAGGGTAAGTAAGCTCTCTCTggaatcagtcagtcagtcattaGACCATCAAAGGCTAGCAAGGATAACGGCAATTGCAATAATAATAAAGGTCTGGATTTGGATCACATCTTTCACTCAGTAATTCCAATGTATACCTGAGAAATCTGCTAAACTTTCttgactaaataaataattcctgAGAGGCAAGAAGGTGACCTCATGCTCCAACAAGGACACCTGAACAAAGGCTGGACTGTCAAGAGCAATGGAAAAGGCCCCAGTCACAAGGCAGACCTTTCAGCAGCTATGGCGGCACAGTCTGGGCCTGGACGCAGCACACTTGGCAGAGCAGGCAGTTGGGCACTTACTTTTTAACCACAAACTTGATCTTGTTACTGCCACGGACAATCCTTTCGAGCCGCGGAATTCCAAACCAGGTGGGACTTCGGAAGGGGATTCCTTCTGGCAAGCCTTCCACGTAGAGGAACTCAGGATTGGATTCAAAGACTGGATACGGGACCTTGACAGCCTCAGTAAGTCCAAGAGCTTGAGCTACAAATTGTGGAAGAGAATATGCAATCTTTTAGTTCAAGCTTCCTTCCCGTTTTCTTGTATTCACAAATGTTCCTCCAAAATTCCTTATGGTCTATTTAACAAGAAAGATATATGGGAgcattttgcctcaattttttcttcacacaaaattataaagatgacTGAAATACACGttatttctttcatcttcccCTTCCCAAACATAATAAATGTAGGTGGTTGTTAATCCAAGCTAGCAAAAATTCACTTCGCGCCCTGTTATTCCTTTGGAGATATTTCTGCTTGCATACTGGAGAACAAACCTAAGCAAAAAGCATTTTCAAGAGCAAAAACATCAAGTGAACTTGTTTAAGCAACGTCAGAATTTGATTTTGCAAAACACGACAAAactggaaatacatttaaaaagaattgcacatatttaacctatatcacacTGCTTGCTGtcatggggaagggagagagaaggagaaaaatctgaaacacacgTACCAAATTTCAAATTAAAGATCTCTTCCACCTGCTTTCGTAGTTTAGTAATTCGCACATTCCAATCTTCTTTcactaaaaaagcaaaacaaaaaactagttaatgattttttttctgcttcttattATCCTATAACTAAACACACATGGATTTCAAAAGGTCTGATGAGAATTCTTTTCTGTGCCTAAAATAAATTTCTGATCATATGCTTTGATTCAAAGATATCTGAAAATCAAACTAAGAACAAAactgaaaggagggagaaattaaataacttaggTGAGCAACATACAAATACCACACTTGATAACGGTCTTACCTGGGGTATTAGTTCGAGGCTGAGTTATTTCCGGTGTGGTGTGAGTCAGCAGCTCTGGTCTGCAATTTTAGACACATCAGTAAATTATTTGTGGAAAAACAAGAATGAATTTCAAGGCATACAGCTTCACTGTAAAACCTCTTAATGCAACTATATATTAATTACTGACTGTAGGGATCACAATGCTAATAAAATAGGTATTTGAAATTTAGGTTAAATTTCCCTTTTAAATCTAACATCCAAGGATCTGGGAAAGAGCAAGAGTTGAGGGCACTTTAAGACAACAGATCACACCTGAATGGAAATGGCTTAAGTATTACAAAGAGAAACTCTAGATGCCCCATCTGAGGAATGAACCTCTCCATCTCTACTGACAGAGCTCCAAGGCGCTGTGAGGATCACCTAGCTCAGTCTACTCATTTGATAAAATGCTAGTGCAGGAGGCCCATTCCCCTACCTACCTAACCTAACGTCGTGATCTGCCCAAGGCTGACCCAGGTCTTCTGATGTCAAAGGTCCTGCTCTTTCATTCAGACCAAAATTACTCATCCACCTTTCAAGGGGCAGTCCCGGGCAGCCTTCTTTGAACACCCCTTAACCCCTAGCTAAGGGGGATTCCCTCCAACCCCATTTTCACAAATTGTTCTGCCCTTTGCCGTTATCCCTTCCTACTTCATACTTGGACATTAAGTTTATGCCAACCTGTATGTACctgatttaattaaattaataccTATCTTAGAGCCTCCAACAACAGGACCTGGACACCTGACAAGATTTACTccttcaatctctctcttttttggagAGGAGGGGATGAAGGCAGCTGGGGTTTGTCCAAGATCCCACAGCTACTAAGGgtctttgaactcaggtcctgctgactccagggctgatgctctaattCACTGGGctcattaaatgatttttctttctaaagaacTCACAGTTATGTGAAGGGTTTAATATTTGAGAATTTTTATTGTTCTATTGAGAGTCTCTTGATTCTCTCAATCTCGTTTGGATGCACTGCAGTGACCCAGCCAGGAAGGGGCACTGAAGGGACTCCCAGCCCCCTTGCTCCAGCTGCCACCATAGGGGAACGCATTCCCGTCTGGGTCAGCGGCCCCTCCATTGGGTACCAGAGAGCGGCTTCCCTCCTCCAACACACATCTGCCACCACAGCATCACCCTCTGGGTCACAATGGAGGTGGACAAGAGCTGGGACCAGCAGCCACTCAAACTCCCAAAGTTTAAAACTCAAAGGGATGGTAGAGACAGAGGCCGAGGCCACAAACCCAAATAAACCCCCCACCCCAAGGCCCacacaataaacctttttttttttttttttttttgcactccAGGAGTAACTTACCGTTTGATTACAAACTTAATTCTGTTGCCCACTTGAATGATTTTTTCCAGTCTGGGGATCCCATACCAGGATGGGCTTCTAAAAGGAATGTTTTCCGGGAGCCCTTCCACGTACAGATCATTAGGATGCGCCTCAAACTTCTGGTAAGGCACAGCCTTGGCTTCAGTGCTTCCCAAGGCCTCAGCTATGCAAACAGAGAAAATCAAGAGCACCTCTGTCACAAAACCCCTTTAGCAACAGGCAGAATATTCTGACAATGAAAAATAAGTCAATTTGGACACTAAGTCTAATGATCACCATAGTCACCATGCAGACCCTACAACTACAGACATATGGCACCCAGAGACATACTGCAAGGGGGAAGGTATTACTGGACTTTCTGTCCCCGGACCCCCAAGCTCCCCCTTTTCCACTGTGACCACTGACCTCTTTGGCTTCATCCAACCCAGGATGAGAAGCCTTCCCTGCCCTTTGTTAATTATCCATTGGTCATGTCTGTGTCTTGTTTCATGTTGTGTCCTCCCCCCACTAGACTAGACTAGAAGCAAAAAAATTCTCgggaaaagaattcttttttcactgaagcaattagggttaagtgacttgcccagggtcacacagccaggaagtgttcagtgtttgaggtcacatttgaactcaggtcctcctgacttcagggctggtgctctatctactgtgccacctagaggTCCCCTAGAGCAAGattcctttttgtctttcattaTATTCCTAATATTTAGCACATGGCAGGAACTTGACCACCTCCTAAATCTGACAGAGTATAGATACAGGAAAAGCCATTGTTTAATTTCCCAAACTTTCTCAGTTTGATTTAATTTGAACATGattttcaagtttaaaaaaaaaatccagacatTATATTCTTCAGTCTATTGCACTAACTAGTGCTTCTTCTTCAAGGCAAAGAAACTAAATTAACAGAGGCCTGGGTATCCTCTAAAAGGAAATATACCTGGTTATGCAAATACAGTAAGCAGATTTTCAAGCTGAAATTAATTTATGGTTATTTTACTTTTAGATAATGTTTATTGTCAACAtgtcaaatgcaaaagaaacatttctctgattagaaaATGCTAAAATAAAGAAGACTGGCTGTGGAAACCACTAACTGAGGAAGATAGCAAAATTCTTTGTTGCAGATCAACTGTTTCTTAGATGTGAAGAAGACCTGGATTGTTCTTTCTGGCATAatagatttctcttttttgggggtgGAGGGTGAAGGGTTTCACGAGATCGCTAATTTTTTATACGAAATTCCCTTAGGACAGAATCTACCCCACAGCTGTGTGCTTACCAAATTTTTTGCAGAACAGCTGATCTACCATCTTTCTTAATTTGGTGATTCTGGCGTACCATTCTTCTTTCACTACAACAGTAACAAGGACAAAAAGACAGTCatggaattgttttttaaaatgacagaaacTCTATACATTGGAGGCATCATTTTTAAGGTATCTCAGGCCACAACAATTTATCCTGGGTTATATGATGCTCTTAGAGAAAATATTCTCTACTCCCTAACATGTGGCTTCCAGACACTGAACATCCATTTAATCCTGGAGCAAGCAGATGCTAAAGCAACTCAACCAGGACGAGCTAGGAACCGGCCTTGCTAGATtctagagatggaagggatcAAGCCAAGACCCTTTCAAAGGACTCAGTTCCTAAGTAGTTAATCTTATTAGTCAATAAGTTAACCAGCTCAGCAACCACCTTTGGAAAAAACAACCAACTACTTGAGTGCAGTTTCCATCAGGCAGAAGTACATGGCGGGGATGCTCTGCTGACCACCCCCCTTACCCGCTGGTTATGGCTCTCAAGGCTCAAAGAAAGCCTTGCCTCTTGTTCCCTTCTTCTTCATGGGAACCATCATTCTTTTGCTTTTCGGTGGCCACTCGCTGCATGGCACTAGGGCTAACCCTGCTGGAGGCACCGTCTTGTCACTGTCACCAGAACCAAGcaggtctttttcctttcctcctgctCCACTTTTCAATAAGCAGCTGCTCTGAATCCCGTTTACTCCCTCTATCTCACCTTCTATGTGTGTGTCTGCTGTCGTCtcccattagaacataagctccaaCTTGAGGAGACACTGtctcatttcctatttttggTATCCCTAATGCTTTGTCCAGGACCTGACACAggaagagtttaataaatgctcaataatTCTCTATCTAAATTTGGGTGGAAATGCAAGACATGAGAGACTATTATATTTGACGGACCCAGATTAGAACAAGAAATAAAAGTGTTCCAAGTATTGGCTATTTATTAATACATGAAAAGgctcaaaaatactttttaatttggctTAAGAAATATTAAACTCAGACCTCCTGAAGTTGGTTTTTCTAGCTGTAAGTCTTCTCGTGTTGAATTGAGAAGTTCATGTCTgaaaggtaaaaggaaataaCTAATGAACAAGGGAAATTCACAAAATTGATAACTACTCAACTGTCAAGACAGATAGTGATGGAGAAAACAAGTCTGGATGCCTAGTATTTAGGCCAAACTGGACACTTTagatagcagaaaaaaaaaaggaatccaaaTCGTTAATTATTAAGTCTCatcatcacttcttttttataaGATGTCCAGATCACAGCACAGAGAACTTCACAAGCTAAGGCTGTATTTAAGGCATGAGGTTGTCAGTGAAGTATCAGGATTTTAAAATGTCTCCCTCCTCCCATAATTTAAGACACTCTTGCAAAGGTGGAAGGACTGGGCAAGgaatatatatagttatacattAATCCAGGGTGAGtgtgctatccactgtgccatctaactgcccttcaGCAATATTTTTAATAGTCATATTCTAACCAACTACTTTTTAGCCtcatttattttcacaaaataCCCCTTTTAAAATCAGTTTGTACCCAATCAATCTATTCAGGGCAGAATTTGGATTAACTAAAGACAGACCTGTATGCCACATCATTTGTATGAGCTGAAGATGAGATTTTACAGAAAGAATCTCTTTGTAAtaaagagatgattcaggccaattccaatggtggTGTAATGGAGAGAGCAGTctccatccagaaagaggaccgtggggactgaatgtagatcaaagcatagtattttccacctttttcattgttgtttgcttgctttcctCCCTTcagatctggtttttcttgtgcagcatgataaatgcggaaatatatatagaaaaactgatctttaacctatattggattacttgccattgggggaaggaaaaaatttggaacccaaggttttacaaggatgaatgttgaacactatctttacatgttttttgaaaataaaaggctattattaaacaatatatatataaataaaaaaagaaaattctatcagAGCTTTAATCATTTCCATTAGAGATCACCCTTAAGCATCACAGGTAAGTAAAATATCTGGACAAACcttaaagataatgaagaataaaacatgAAATACTAATAGGAACTGATGAGGTTCAAAAtggtttaaggaaaaaaaaaaaatggagcagaCAAGCGCTATGTCCCCATCATTAACACACAAAATCAGCCTTTTAGgcaaaaaaaaacacacagatcCATCTTTGTCCCAAGGAACATCTAAGCAAGGACTGGATTCCTCTGTATAAGAGCTTGACTAAGAAAAGCCCTTTATATACATTACCATCAGGTTTGAGAGATGACTCAATGATGTGAAGTGTATAAATAGTTTAATCCCTATTTTGCTGATAAACTGAGGAGAAAGCTCTTAATAGGCAAAAGGGCTGGGATTTGAACGCAGGCCCCTCTAAAATACAGATTTAATTTGTTCAGCAATGATTTCAATAGTCAACTATAAAATGTATGTTactgattaaaaagaaatatataattccaGACAATCCTTACTTCTTAATCACAAAACGAATCCTTTCTTTTGCAAGCAATATCCTCTCCAGACGAGGGATTCCATAAGTAGATGGTCTTCGAAAAGGAATCCCTTCAGGCAGGCCTTCCACATACAAGTCCTCAACATGGGACTGGAAGAGGGGGTAAGGGATGGCCACCGGGCCTTTGGCTTTTATAGCTTGAGCTTTAGGAAAAAAGAGATTCGGGTCAGAAGGTATAAATACACAACTGTCTAAGATCATTAAGAAGGAAGACATAAGCCTTTTGAAAATCACTGTTGGGATAAAATAGAGAAGCTGAGCCTATTCAATGCCAAATAATCAGTTTTAGTGGCCTTTATGCAAAAATAACTGGTGTTCTGCAGTTAGGCAGATAAAGTTAAAGTTTTCTGCTGAAAATAAAGCACCAAGTAAATGGTATGTTtactaatatatttaaaacaccaatatgtaaatataaacattcattttagtttttagatttttccttatttttttcttagtgggACAAAAGCAATAGCCAAAATCCTGTAAACAACTGGGAAAAACAAAGATTGGGAGTATTGTTGAAGAAATGATTTAGCTGTTCAttaattcagaatttcatttcGGACATTCAAGTACTAACAGATTCCATTTTATTATGAGGCCTGGGTATCCTCTAAAAGGAAATATACCTGGTTATGCAAATATAGTAAGCAGATTTTCAAGCTGAAATTAATTTATGGTATTTTACTTTTAGATAATGTTTATTGTCAACAtgtcaaatgcaaaagaaacatttctctgattagaaaATGCTAAAATAAAGAAGACTGGCTGTGGAAACCACTAACTGAGGAAGATAGCAAAATTCTTTGTTGCAGATCAACTGTTTCTTAGATGTGAAGAAGACCTGGATTGCTCTTTCTGGCATAATAAAGCCAGTTAAGATGTTTGTATCCCTTGTTCCTTCAAAGACTCTCTCCTATGAGCTTTCCTCATCTTCACCAGTCTTGTAGCTAACATGGGAAGCAGCCCATTTGTCAGTGACTCCACTGTAATAAAGACCCATCCTAACTCCCAGTTTTCAGCCCTGAGTGAGGGTAGTCCCAGCACAAAGTAAAAAGCAATGGCCCAAGGCTGCCAGACAAATTACAGAGCCTACATAAAAATAAGTCTGGGTGGCTCAGGCcaggccttcttaaacttttcccactcatgacctctttttACACGACCCCAGGAATACAGGTTTATGAAATAGGTCTACAAAGCAACATTTACTGACAATTGAACCTTAATTTCAAGATTCTGTTAAGTGACagcagtttaagaagctctgactTCAACTTACCATATTTTCTTTCAAACAATTCTTCAACCTGTTTTCGTAGATCAGTAATTCGAGCATTCCATTTCTCTGAAAATAGAGAAATGCTCCATCAGAACAAGAGAGAATGAACACCTGACCTGACCAAGTCTAGGAGGCTAAGATGCCATCTCATCTCCCTCAGATAGAAGGAGAGCCTGTGTGCTTATGCTGAAGAAATCATTCAACACCATGAATATATGATTAAAATGACACCTCCTCAGCCTACAGATTTCTACAGCATTTTCGCATGGCTTCTCCTACTTTTCTGTAAGTGAAAAATGCACACAGAAAGGACTATGGCATTTGTACAATGTTTCAAATGTCCATTTTCATGTGGCAATTAGAATTAGATTCCATTTTCTAACTCCCAGAccagttttctttgtaattaaaCCATGTGTTTTCTTCCTGTGTTAatgtacttaaaaataaaaagatggtaTGGCCTACTTGGCCAATACATAACAATTTCCAGTAagaggaaatatttaaaatattcttcctaaacTTGTGAAAATgccaagatatttttttaaaatacaaaaacatgCTATGCTAAGTACATGAATGCTTTTCCTTCAGTCGCTTTAACAGGAATGCTATTTACCAAGAAGCAAAgcatttgttatttaaaaattagagacACAAAAAGCAGAAATTGTTTTTAAGTTGAATGGGACAATTGACTTCATTTAGAACAGTAACTTCAAAGAGTTAGCTGCATGTAATATACCCAGAAGGAGCCAtgacgttttttttttttggccacccTTATGGGCCTTacaatgcaaaatatataaattcacCAGTTGATGCTAACTGGGAGAAACCACAGACTTGAGAATGGCTGTATTTTTACAACTCCATAATGCTGTCTTTTCTTCCACTACTAAATTTAAGCTCTAGAGCAGTAATCCTAATAAAGACTGGTAAAGAAGTAACCAGAAAAACTCTTataatttacatgtaaaatatactCTTTAAGAAGAGCAGATTTAGGCCAAGAAGAATACTGAATTTTCAACATTGCTTGGAGAATCTTTTCTTAAAACATATTTCACTACAAAGATTTATGCAAAGGCAGTTACTACTTTGGGGCTATGTATGCCTAATAAGGCAAATTGTCCAAAGATTATCATTCAAATGGAACAGGACAAAAGCCAAACCATTCCCATAAATCACTACAGCTCCAGGCCACATTAAAGGAGTGGGGTCTCATCCAAAAGGAGAAGGTGCAACAGGCCTTTCAAGCTTCTTCACAATGGCCTCCTCAAGGCTCCAAGGGAAAGGGCCAGCTCTGACACTGACCAAGAGCAAGAGGCTCCTCGGCCTTCAATCCCTCTCCCAAGGTCAGATGTGCAATGTCTACATTCATTTCTACCTTAGATTTTCAAGACCTAATTTTTACTGAGCTTGGCAACTGCCCTTTGGAAGTCCCCAAATGCTTACAaagcttttgttttcaaaaagtgTGCTCCAGCACATGGAGACCTTCTCCTGCCTCTACTGGGAAGGAATCCCAAAGATTACTCTgtagcaataattttttttgagtgGGTGATTCAGAGAATTCTATATGTATtaaattcacttttttccccaCAGCCCAAGAAATTAAAAGGTAAAACCACATCATAGTTTTAACGTAAAACTTACCGAAATTGAATtccctcacttttctttttccagcattGGCCGCCTCATTGACTGGCTCAGTGTTCTTTGGTTTCTTACTAGGTGGTGAATAGTCATCATcttaaaaggaaaagggaatagtCATTGCTAGAAGTGTCCAAAAATTTAGAAATCCAAGGATAATAAAAAGGGGTCCACCCTTTAAAAACTATCAATCCATGAGAAAACATGCTACTTTTGAAGGTGTTACAATGCacttttaattgcatttttattttttatatttcataggaatttttaaaagcacCCCCCCCAAGTCTCCAATTCTCCTGCATCGAGATTATGAACGTTCAAAATAGTCGCacatggttaaatctagtttccTAACAGCGGGCCCAAAACAGGGTAACAAAAACACGGGATGACAATGACGAGCAACTAAAGCTAACATCAATATCTTTTAGTCATCAAATGGAGCTCTGATGTACTAATTATTATTAGTTACTGGACAGTTACTGTTTTCTGAAGAGGCAGACCATAAAAGAAACCTTCTGGGAGAATGACCGATTTCATAACTTTTGCAGAGTAGAGTAACTTTAACAGTAATGTTATCTAGTGAATACCAGcaattattttactatttcaccatcacttttttctcattttaaaaaccaCAAATGTTTTCCTACCATGCCAACGAATGCTCTACTTCAATGTTTAACTAGCTGGAGCTAAGCCCTTGTCCTTTAGAAAGCTCTAGTTCCTGTCCTACTGAGATGGGGTTCACAATTTTATGAACCCCTGGCACAGTTCCTCATCCAGGCCTCAGGGATCCCTTTGCACTGTCAGGTCTATGATTCCCAAGTTTACTTCAAAAAGGTTCCCTTTTGTGGTTGGGGTTGGGGAAAGACCAAGTCCTCATGAGAACCCACCCAGCTTTATACCAAATGGAATTGAAATACTTGACCACAGCAGGTATATAAAGTGATTGACAACAGTTCTACGGGCTT
The Sminthopsis crassicaudata isolate SCR6 chromosome 4, ASM4859323v1, whole genome shotgun sequence genome window above contains:
- the GTF2I gene encoding general transcription factor II-I isoform X19 gives rise to the protein MAQVAMSTVSVDDEESSESRMVVTFLMSALESMCKELAKSKAEVACIAVYETDVFVVGTERGRAFVNTRKDFQKDFVKYCVAEGEKAAELHKMRATSHPNRTTVDAVEIETLRKTVEDYFCFCYGKALGKSTVVPVPYEKMLRDQSAVVVQGLPEGVAFKHPENYDVTTLKWILENKAGISFIIKRPFLEPKKQLGGRASDSERSRISSPGGSCPIKVKTEPTEDSGISLEMAAVTVKEESEDPDYYQYNVQGSHHSSEGNEGTEMELPVEDDDYSPPSKKPKNTEPVNEAANAGKRKVREFNFEKWNARITDLRKQVEELFERKYAQAIKAKGPVAIPYPLFQSHVEDLYVEGLPEGIPFRRPSTYGIPRLERILLAKERIRFVIKKHELLNSTREDLQLEKPTSGVKEEWYARITKLRKMVDQLFCKKFAEALGSTEAKAVPYQKFEAHPNDLYVEGLPENIPFRSPSWYGIPRLEKIIQVGNRIKFVIKRPELLTHTTPEITQPRTNTPVKEDWNVRITKLRKQVEEIFNLKFAQALGLTEAVKVPYPVFESNPEFLYVEGLPEGIPFRSPTWFGIPRLERIVRGSNKIKFVVKKPELVLSYLPPGMASKVNTKALQSSKRARSPGSNSKVPEIEVTVEGPNNKPQTTGVRTPTQTNGSNTPFKPRGREFSFEAWNAKITDLKQKVENLFNEKCGEALGLKHPVKVPFALFESFPEDFYVEGLPEGVPFRRPSTFGIPRLEKILRNKAKIKFIIKKPEMFETAIKESTSKSPPRKMNSANVTTTAAGVEDLNIIQVTIPDDESERLSKVEKARQLREQVNDLFSRKFGEAIGMGFPVKVPYRKITINPGCVVVDGMPPGVAFKAPSYLEISSMRRILDSAEFIKFTVIRPFPGLVINNQLVDQTESEGPVIQESADPAQLEVPVTEVDIKETEGSSQIKQEPDPTW
- the GTF2I gene encoding general transcription factor II-I isoform X14: MAQVAMSTVSVDDEESSESRMVVTFLMSALESMCKELAKSKAEVACIAVYETDVFVVGTERGRAFVNTRKDFQKDFVKYCVAEGEKAAELHKMRATSHPNRTTVDAVEIETLRKTVEDYFCFCYGKALGKSTVVPVPYEKMLRDQSAVVVQGLPEGVAFKHPENYDVTTLKWILENKAGISFIIKRPFLEPKKQLGGRASDSERSRISSPGGSCPIKVKTEPTEDSGISLEMAAVTVKEESEDPDYYQYNVQGSHHSSEGNEGTEMELPVEDSTQHAPSETSEDPEVEVTIEDDDYSPPSKKPKNTEPVNEAANAGKRKVREFNFEKWNARITDLRKQVEELFERKYAQAIKAKGPVAIPYPLFQSHVEDLYVEGLPEGIPFRRPSTYGIPRLERILLAKERIRFVIKKHELLNSTREDLQLEKPTSGVKEEWYARITKLRKMVDQLFCKKFAEALGSTEAKAVPYQKFEAHPNDLYVEGLPENIPFRSPSWYGIPRLEKIIQVGNRIKFVIKRPELLTHTTPEITQPRTNTPVKEDWNVRITKLRKQVEEIFNLKFAQALGLTEAVKVPYPVFESNPEFLYVEGLPEGIPFRSPTWFGIPRLERIVRGSNKIKFVVKKPELVLSYLPPGMASKVNTKALQSSKRARSPGSNSKVPEIEVTVEGPNNKPQTTGVRTPTQTNGSNTPFKPRGREFSFEAWNAKITDLKQKVENLFNEKCGEALGLKHPVKVPFALFESFPEDFYVEGLPEGVPFRRPSTFGIPRLEKILRNKAKIKFIIKKPEMFETAIKESTSKSPPRKMNSANVTTTAAGVEDLNIIQVTIPDDESERLSKVEKARQLREQVNDLFSRKFGEAIGMGFPVKVPYRKITINPGCVVVDGMPPGVAFKAPSYLEISSMRRILDSAEFIKFTVIRPFPGLVINNQLVDQTESEGPVIQESADPAQLEVPVTEVDIKETEGSSQIKQEPDPTW